One Candidatus Binataceae bacterium DNA window includes the following coding sequences:
- a CDS encoding amidohydrolase family protein: protein MDLYRRQLADGSLTCLLIHVAEGSPTDASAHREFRILKAQGLLRRGVAVIHGVAFRQEDFKDMAANGVSLVWSPRSNYELYGATTRIQEAKGSGVTIALAPDWSPTGSAGMLQELRHVADWNQQNKVFQDSELIEMTTSIPAQIAGLGDQLGTLAPGRQADLLVLKSSNKSAFATVLSAGPAEVELVVVGGTPMYGDGPLMAKLLPKANLEALSICGVEKALYMGDTPEARSAANESFAKIRLRLNDALRNSGTMLGPFECQ, encoded by the coding sequence ATGGATCTCTATCGACGCCAACTCGCCGATGGAAGCCTGACTTGCCTTCTGATTCACGTTGCCGAGGGATCACCCACCGATGCAAGCGCACATCGTGAATTCAGAATCTTGAAGGCTCAGGGCCTGCTTCGTAGGGGAGTCGCCGTGATCCATGGGGTCGCGTTCCGCCAAGAGGACTTCAAGGACATGGCGGCAAACGGCGTCTCGCTGGTCTGGTCGCCAAGGAGCAACTACGAGCTTTACGGCGCCACCACCCGAATACAGGAGGCAAAAGGTTCCGGGGTGACAATCGCGCTCGCCCCCGACTGGAGCCCCACGGGCAGTGCGGGAATGTTGCAGGAGTTGCGCCATGTGGCGGATTGGAATCAACAAAACAAGGTATTTCAAGACAGCGAGTTAATTGAGATGACCACATCCATTCCCGCCCAAATCGCGGGATTGGGTGACCAACTAGGCACGCTCGCGCCCGGTCGCCAAGCCGACCTGCTGGTTTTGAAGAGCTCGAACAAATCAGCTTTTGCGACGGTCCTCTCAGCCGGGCCTGCCGAAGTCGAGTTGGTTGTTGTCGGAGGCACACCGATGTACGGCGATGGCCCGCTAATGGCCAAGTTGCTGCCAAAGGCCAACCTCGAGGCACTCTCAATATGCGGTGTGGAAAAAGCGCTATACATGGGTGACACTCCGGAAGCGCGGAGCGCCGCCAATGAGTCATTTGCCAAAATCCGCTTACGTCTGAACGATGCGCTGCGCAACTCGGGTACCATGCTGGGTCCCTTCGAGTGCCAATAG
- a CDS encoding AAA family ATPase has protein sequence MQASSASLPAPEISRKNEAGVGALHGEGELRHLTVLFCDLVDSTELAGQFDLEQWHEIVAAYQKAAADAVIGFDGHVAKYLGDGLLAFFGWPIARENDAEKAARAGLAILDGLARLSQAISQPGLLVRVGIHSGSVFIGRGLDREADVFGQVPAIAERVQAVAEPGTVVVTGATHRLIAGLFAVEDLGERVLKGLAAPVGLFRILRATGVRGRIHLAAAQGLTPLVGRDDELRMISRRWELARDGDGQFVHITGEAGIGKSRLVQEFRLRVASSPHTWLECTCDSDFQSVPFFPIVEMLQRSFDWEKQSAAERMQTVKRRLELAGIHDGEALEVFAELLDLPPPDNPNGIPASRFESRKRLLSILANFCLGSSRVQPMVIAVEDLQWADASTLEWIEALAEQGANASLMLLCTSRLDFHEPLQSHHLQLTLPRLSRTEVTRIVSEVAGKGHLSAEIVKAIVERSAGVPLFVEELARLAIESGDSSAEQIPATLADSLMARLDRLGSAKEIAQIGAVIGSSFSHELIAGVYDGEPDELQAALQRLIDSDLLHATGAAPEVVYQFKHALVQDTAYAALLKSRRRELHRRAANLITERFPQTATENPEVLARHWTGAGELEKALSAWRSAARSARKRQAFREAERAYQRALEVINKLPESPDRDALELPVAGALAQVRELTHGYAAAETKDAFSRRLTLVRKIGNVGQLSLQLLGTWAAAINGGDYPAADALSKELMDLSESEGDPRNLAFAHMARIETHFYRGRLEQAESRFMRGRAFFGEQVFQQFPGALGTALAFASLTAFATGRIDTALSRIGEAARSVQQRNDPYDRAYISYQTGALKLLIGEPTGAVAPAREAINLSDDHGFPHIAAAARSALGAALANCGEAAQGVQLIEESLSAFAETETRMGITLSLFYLAQAQALQGATDKALHTLERALEANPDELIYRPEVLRFRGDLRLRTGDRDQAVEDFGEAITCAQGMGAKSFELRAALSKARLMLSSDDRFGARMLLTPIYNSFGEGLDWRDLVQTRVVLQETAVG, from the coding sequence TTGCAGGCGTCGAGCGCCAGCCTCCCTGCACCAGAGATTTCGCGCAAGAACGAGGCGGGCGTCGGCGCATTGCACGGTGAGGGCGAACTCAGGCATCTAACCGTATTGTTTTGCGACCTCGTCGACTCAACCGAGTTAGCCGGTCAGTTCGATCTCGAGCAGTGGCATGAGATTGTTGCTGCCTATCAGAAGGCTGCGGCTGATGCAGTCATCGGGTTCGATGGTCATGTCGCCAAGTATCTCGGCGATGGGCTGCTCGCATTCTTCGGCTGGCCAATCGCCCGTGAAAATGACGCTGAAAAAGCTGCGCGAGCCGGACTTGCAATCCTTGATGGGTTAGCTCGGTTAAGTCAGGCGATCTCCCAGCCCGGTTTACTAGTGCGTGTCGGTATTCATTCGGGTTCGGTTTTCATAGGAAGAGGGCTGGACCGTGAAGCAGATGTCTTTGGCCAAGTCCCTGCGATTGCCGAGCGAGTCCAGGCCGTGGCTGAACCCGGCACGGTCGTAGTTACCGGCGCCACCCATCGCCTCATCGCGGGACTGTTTGCGGTTGAAGATCTCGGTGAACGAGTCCTAAAAGGCCTCGCTGCACCCGTAGGGTTATTCAGGATTCTACGAGCGACAGGAGTCCGCGGACGTATCCACTTGGCGGCGGCGCAGGGTCTCACTCCTCTGGTCGGGCGCGACGACGAATTGCGGATGATCTCGAGACGCTGGGAATTGGCGCGCGACGGTGATGGGCAGTTCGTGCACATCACGGGCGAAGCCGGGATCGGCAAATCCCGCCTGGTGCAGGAATTCCGTTTAAGAGTCGCTTCGAGTCCGCACACCTGGTTGGAATGTACCTGCGACTCGGATTTTCAGTCGGTGCCGTTCTTTCCGATCGTCGAGATGCTGCAGCGAAGCTTTGATTGGGAAAAGCAGTCGGCCGCCGAGCGCATGCAGACAGTTAAACGTCGCCTCGAACTAGCAGGAATTCACGACGGGGAGGCGCTGGAAGTGTTCGCGGAGCTGCTCGATCTGCCCCCGCCCGACAATCCTAACGGAATACCAGCGTCGCGGTTTGAGTCGCGCAAGCGATTGCTCTCCATCCTTGCAAACTTCTGTTTGGGATCCTCGCGAGTTCAACCAATGGTGATCGCGGTGGAAGACCTGCAATGGGCGGATGCCTCGACCCTTGAGTGGATTGAAGCCTTGGCGGAGCAAGGGGCAAACGCGTCTCTCATGTTGCTTTGCACCTCGCGACTGGACTTCCACGAGCCATTGCAATCCCACCATCTCCAACTCACCCTCCCCCGGTTGAGTCGTACTGAAGTCACCAGAATAGTCTCTGAGGTCGCGGGCAAAGGCCATCTTTCTGCCGAGATAGTGAAAGCCATCGTGGAACGCTCGGCTGGGGTTCCGCTTTTCGTCGAAGAGTTGGCGCGTCTCGCGATTGAGTCGGGAGATAGTTCAGCCGAGCAAATCCCCGCAACCCTTGCTGACTCCTTGATGGCGAGGCTGGATCGGTTGGGGAGCGCTAAGGAAATCGCGCAAATCGGCGCCGTGATCGGGAGCAGCTTCTCCCATGAACTAATCGCCGGTGTCTACGATGGTGAACCAGACGAGTTGCAGGCGGCCCTTCAACGGCTAATCGATTCGGATCTCCTGCACGCAACGGGAGCCGCACCGGAGGTAGTCTATCAATTCAAACACGCGTTGGTGCAAGACACCGCTTATGCGGCGCTGCTCAAGAGTCGCCGCCGTGAGCTTCATCGTCGGGCCGCCAACCTTATAACCGAACGCTTTCCCCAGACTGCAACCGAGAATCCCGAGGTTCTGGCTCGTCACTGGACCGGTGCGGGTGAACTGGAAAAGGCACTTAGCGCGTGGCGCAGCGCGGCTCGATCCGCGCGCAAGCGGCAGGCTTTTCGCGAGGCCGAGCGCGCCTACCAGCGTGCGCTCGAGGTTATAAATAAACTTCCAGAATCGCCGGACCGCGACGCGCTGGAATTACCGGTCGCAGGTGCCCTCGCGCAAGTGAGAGAGCTAACCCATGGTTACGCCGCTGCGGAAACAAAGGATGCCTTCTCCCGCAGGTTGACCCTGGTGAGAAAGATCGGCAACGTCGGACAGCTCTCGCTACAACTGTTAGGGACTTGGGCGGCTGCCATCAACGGCGGCGATTACCCTGCCGCCGACGCGCTGAGCAAGGAGTTGATGGATCTGAGCGAAAGCGAAGGGGACCCGAGGAATCTGGCCTTCGCTCATATGGCACGAATAGAAACCCACTTTTATCGGGGAAGACTGGAGCAAGCCGAGAGCCGTTTCATGCGCGGCCGAGCGTTCTTCGGTGAACAAGTCTTCCAGCAATTCCCGGGCGCGCTTGGCACCGCGCTGGCCTTTGCAAGTTTGACTGCATTCGCGACCGGTCGCATCGACACAGCTTTAAGCCGGATTGGCGAAGCCGCAAGATCCGTTCAGCAACGCAACGATCCCTACGACCGAGCATATATAAGCTACCAGACCGGAGCATTGAAGTTACTCATTGGAGAGCCAACCGGAGCCGTCGCCCCGGCGCGTGAGGCAATTAATTTGTCCGATGACCACGGCTTTCCGCACATCGCTGCGGCTGCGCGAAGTGCGCTAGGCGCAGCCTTGGCGAACTGCGGTGAAGCAGCACAAGGGGTTCAGCTCATCGAGGAGAGCTTGAGCGCCTTTGCTGAGACAGAGACCCGCATGGGCATAACTCTTTCGCTCTTTTACCTGGCGCAGGCGCAGGCCCTGCAGGGAGCGACCGACAAAGCTCTCCACACGCTGGAGCGCGCCCTCGAAGCCAACCCCGATGAGCTCATCTACCGCCCGGAAGTACTCAGGTTTCGCGGTGATTTAAGGTTGCGAACCGGTGATCGTGATCAGGCAGTGGAAGACTTCGGCGAAGCTATCACCTGCGCGCAAGGCATGGGCGCCAAGTCATTCGAATTGCGCGCCGCGCTGAGCAAAGCGCGGCTAATGCTCTCAAGCGACGATCGTTTCGGCGCGCGCATGCTGCTCACGCCAATATACAACAGTTTTGGAGAAGGTCTCGATTGGCGCGATCTCGTCCAAACAAGAGTCGTGCTCCAGGAAACGGCAGTAGGATAA